From a region of the Daphnia magna isolate NIES linkage group LG1, ASM2063170v1.1, whole genome shotgun sequence genome:
- the LOC116915746 gene encoding bombesin receptor subtype-3 isoform X1 gives MDMNVYDTALFSFTLVEAAAIVLGNGLLVVTFIRHRTLLNAMNCYICSMCFSGLITGIIVPLGFGNYVGPYTVSGLSLPKCYVQSVKTSIFFATACNSISCMLAMAVERWRTLLSTNSRQRRGPANLTCKLVILAGWAVSFTYACVLISIQEVDDVPILYEGAATNSCFHTNQTQCSNFDFCFTVDPENLALVRKVNLVSLVAVFIIPLCIISVIYTVLVTRLLRNAKQSEKANRGSCSIQRAKLRAMHAMILVVVIFALCWLPSHVFFVWALSTNPHKVEKGAEFHTVPLRLRLISDFIFRLVVTHHWIQVFIYPRYSRQLANAIKETTSFLLSWFMVDACRRHCGQGQQSTSVKATKTSNAHATCISASMV, from the exons ATGGATATGAACGTTTACGATACGGCGCTCTTCTCGTTCACGTTGGTAGAAGCAGCCGCCATCGTGCTGGGCAATGGATTACTGGTGGTGACTTTTATCCGGCACAGAACTTTGCTTAACGCCATGAACTGTTACATCTGCTCCATGTGCTTTTCGGGACTCATCACGGGTATCATCGTTCCACTCGGTTTCGGCAACTACGTCGG GCCTTACACAGTTTCGGGACTAAGTCTGCCCAAATGCTACGTTCAGAGCGTGAAGACATCCATTTTCTTCGCAACGGCGTGTAATA GTATTTCCTGCATGCTGGCCATGGCTGTGGAAAGGTGGCGGACTCTGTTGTCGACAAATTCCCGCCAACGAAGAGGTCCAGCCAATTTGACCTGCAAGCTGGTCATTCTGGCCGGTTGGGCCGTGTCGTTTACATACGCGTGTGTTCTCATATCCATCCAAGAAGTGGACGATGTGCCCATCCTGTACGAAGGTGCAGCCACCAATTCGTGTTTTCACACCAATCAGACGCAGTGCTCCaactttgatttttgtttcacCGTCGATCCGGAGAATTTGGCACTTGTCCGAAAGGTCAATCTTGTCTCTTTAGTGGCCGTTTTCATTATACCTCTCTGCATCATCAGCGTCATCTACACTGTGTTGGTAACGCGACTCTTACGCAACGCGAAGCAAAGCGAAAAAGCCAATCGGGGCTCGTGCAGCATTCAACGTGCGAAATTGAGAGCCATGCACGCCATGATTCTTGTGGTCGTGATTTTCGCCTTGTGTTGGCTACCCAGCCACGTCTTCTTTGTTTGGGCACTGTCCACCAATCCGCACAAAGTGGAGAAGGGCGCCGAGTTCCACACGGTTCCGTTACGTCTCCGACTCATCTCCGATTTCATTTTCCGTCTGGTCGTCACGCACCATTGGATCCAAGTTTTCATTTATCCTCGGTACAGCCGCCAGCTGGCAAACGCCATCAAGGAGACGACCAGTTTTCTTCTCTCCTGGTTCATGGTGGACGCTTGTCGACGTCATTGTGGCCAGGGTCAGCAGTCGACGTCGGTCAAAGCGACGAAGACGTCCAATGCGCATGCCACTTGCATTTCTGCATCTATGGTCTGA
- the LOC116915746 gene encoding bombesin receptor subtype-3 isoform X2 yields MNCYICSMCFSGLITGIIVPLGFGNYVGPYTVSGLSLPKCYVQSVKTSIFFATACNSISCMLAMAVERWRTLLSTNSRQRRGPANLTCKLVILAGWAVSFTYACVLISIQEVDDVPILYEGAATNSCFHTNQTQCSNFDFCFTVDPENLALVRKVNLVSLVAVFIIPLCIISVIYTVLVTRLLRNAKQSEKANRGSCSIQRAKLRAMHAMILVVVIFALCWLPSHVFFVWALSTNPHKVEKGAEFHTVPLRLRLISDFIFRLVVTHHWIQVFIYPRYSRQLANAIKETTSFLLSWFMVDACRRHCGQGQQSTSVKATKTSNAHATCISASMV; encoded by the exons ATGAACTGTTACATCTGCTCCATGTGCTTTTCGGGACTCATCACGGGTATCATCGTTCCACTCGGTTTCGGCAACTACGTCGG GCCTTACACAGTTTCGGGACTAAGTCTGCCCAAATGCTACGTTCAGAGCGTGAAGACATCCATTTTCTTCGCAACGGCGTGTAATA GTATTTCCTGCATGCTGGCCATGGCTGTGGAAAGGTGGCGGACTCTGTTGTCGACAAATTCCCGCCAACGAAGAGGTCCAGCCAATTTGACCTGCAAGCTGGTCATTCTGGCCGGTTGGGCCGTGTCGTTTACATACGCGTGTGTTCTCATATCCATCCAAGAAGTGGACGATGTGCCCATCCTGTACGAAGGTGCAGCCACCAATTCGTGTTTTCACACCAATCAGACGCAGTGCTCCaactttgatttttgtttcacCGTCGATCCGGAGAATTTGGCACTTGTCCGAAAGGTCAATCTTGTCTCTTTAGTGGCCGTTTTCATTATACCTCTCTGCATCATCAGCGTCATCTACACTGTGTTGGTAACGCGACTCTTACGCAACGCGAAGCAAAGCGAAAAAGCCAATCGGGGCTCGTGCAGCATTCAACGTGCGAAATTGAGAGCCATGCACGCCATGATTCTTGTGGTCGTGATTTTCGCCTTGTGTTGGCTACCCAGCCACGTCTTCTTTGTTTGGGCACTGTCCACCAATCCGCACAAAGTGGAGAAGGGCGCCGAGTTCCACACGGTTCCGTTACGTCTCCGACTCATCTCCGATTTCATTTTCCGTCTGGTCGTCACGCACCATTGGATCCAAGTTTTCATTTATCCTCGGTACAGCCGCCAGCTGGCAAACGCCATCAAGGAGACGACCAGTTTTCTTCTCTCCTGGTTCATGGTGGACGCTTGTCGACGTCATTGTGGCCAGGGTCAGCAGTCGACGTCGGTCAAAGCGACGAAGACGTCCAATGCGCATGCCACTTGCATTTCTGCATCTATGGTCTGA
- the LOC116915720 gene encoding uncharacterized protein LOC116915720 isoform X2 yields the protein MANDLFRSLSPVFWFLRVTGGTPFFHSESSAGILGFRWCHPQTFWFAFVTLVHLSFISAQVFGGLFTLKDDSTTVDDSNINHLNIRLTHTISQARFLIDTFFLSKFIHFHLASFQNFFENLNCVDFVSPIAFADVQRARKIIVIGISVNLSWHVTFLIYGFNSLFQVHLKEPSWMLIVRILNNLMHTLGQLHSNMIVIQFASLCYMVGLRFAGLTKTLQQIIVTDGTFRHTCNGWTNLAPESPNKNPPNTRTSAQNQVLPDESLSDVDRPVTAMEELRCRPLTLRLVFLKTIYLTLCGTVLTHFNKAFGLSLLFYLISKLISTSIGCHGFLHDLMHLSVGFFWVFFNVPDITGIFVLFQSADYVRGEVKKFFSSVAKISTQDLSIVERSELQTFILQVQGESIELSVCGLFKLGKQLLPAVAGTIATYMLVLFQFNQ from the exons ATGGCGAATGATCTCTTCCGATCTCTGTCACCTGTTTTCTGGTTTTTGCGTGTAACGGGTGGAACGCCGTTCTTTCACAGCGAGTCGTCAGCTGGAATTTTGGGTTTTCGTTGGTGTCATCCGCAGACTTTCTGGTTTGCTTTCGTCACCCTCGTTCATCTGAGCTTCATCTCGGCCCAAGTGTTTGGAGGCCTTTTTACTTTGAAAGACGATTCCACAACAGTTGATGATTCCAACATCAACCATTTGAATATTCGTTTAACTCACACTATCTCGCAGGCCCGCTTTCTCATAGATACGTTTTTCTTATCCAAATTTATTCACTTTCATTTGGCCAgttttcaaaatttctttgagAACTTGAATTGTGTCGACTTTGTTTCGCCAATAGCTTTCGCTGATGTCCAACGAGCTCGCAAAATAATTGTCATTGGAATCTCTGTTAACCTTTCTTGG CATGTAACGTTCTTGATCTACGGATTCAACAGCCTTTTTCAAGTGCATCTAAAAGAGCCCAGTTGGATGCTGATCGTTCGAATATTGAATAACTTGATGCACACTCTCGGCCAATTGCATTCCAACATG ATAGTGATTCAGTTTGCCAGTTTATGCTACATGGTTGGTCTTCGTTTTGCTGGTCTCACAAAAACGTTGCAGCAGATTATCGTTACGGACGGCACGTTCCGTCATACGTGTAACGGATGGACAAATCTCGCCCCGGAATCGCCAAATAAAAATCCGCCTAACACTCGTACTTCGGCGCAAAATCAAGTACTTCCTGACGAATCGTTGTCGGATGTCGATCGACCTGTTACAGCCATGGAAGAATTACGTTGTCG tCCTTTGACTTTGCGTTTAGTTTTCCTGAAAACGATTTACTTGACGCTGTGCGGGACAGTGTTGACTCATTTCAACAAAGCCTTTGGATTGTCTTTGCTGTTCTATCTGATCTCCAAATTGATCAGCACTTCGATAGGATGTCATGGATTTTTGCATGACTTGATGCATCTGTCTGTTGGCttcttttgggttttttttaatgttccGGACATCACGGGCATTTTTGTCCTATTTCAATCTGCTGATTACGTCCGTGGCGAG GTGAAAAAGTTCTTTAGTTCAGTGGCCAAAATTTCGACGCAAGATCTATCAATAGTGGAACGCAGTGAA TTACAAACTTTCATTTTGCAAGTGCAAGGGGAGTCTATTGAATTATCCGTCTGCGGACTCTTTAAATTGGGCAAGCAACTACTCCCAGCG GTTGCCGGGACGATAGCTACCTACATGTTGGTCCTATTCCAGTTCAATCAATAG
- the LOC116915720 gene encoding uncharacterized protein LOC116915720 isoform X1, whose amino-acid sequence MANDLFRSLSPVFWFLRVTGGTPFFHSESSAGILGFRWCHPQTFWFAFVTLVHLSFISAQVFGGLFTLKDDSTTVDDSNINHLNIRLTHTISQARFLIDTFFLSKFIHFHLASFQNFFENLNCVDFVSPIAFADVQRARKIIVIGISVNLSWHVTFLIYGFNSLFQVHLKEPSWMLIVRILNNLMHTLGQLHSNMIVIQFASLCYMVGLRFAGLTKTLQQIIVTDGTFRHTCNGWTNLAPESPNKNPPNTRTSAQNQVLPDESLSDVDRPVTAMEELRCRSFFLFSPLTLRLVFLKTIYLTLCGTVLTHFNKAFGLSLLFYLISKLISTSIGCHGFLHDLMHLSVGFFWVFFNVPDITGIFVLFQSADYVRGEVKKFFSSVAKISTQDLSIVERSELQTFILQVQGESIELSVCGLFKLGKQLLPAVAGTIATYMLVLFQFNQ is encoded by the exons ATGGCGAATGATCTCTTCCGATCTCTGTCACCTGTTTTCTGGTTTTTGCGTGTAACGGGTGGAACGCCGTTCTTTCACAGCGAGTCGTCAGCTGGAATTTTGGGTTTTCGTTGGTGTCATCCGCAGACTTTCTGGTTTGCTTTCGTCACCCTCGTTCATCTGAGCTTCATCTCGGCCCAAGTGTTTGGAGGCCTTTTTACTTTGAAAGACGATTCCACAACAGTTGATGATTCCAACATCAACCATTTGAATATTCGTTTAACTCACACTATCTCGCAGGCCCGCTTTCTCATAGATACGTTTTTCTTATCCAAATTTATTCACTTTCATTTGGCCAgttttcaaaatttctttgagAACTTGAATTGTGTCGACTTTGTTTCGCCAATAGCTTTCGCTGATGTCCAACGAGCTCGCAAAATAATTGTCATTGGAATCTCTGTTAACCTTTCTTGG CATGTAACGTTCTTGATCTACGGATTCAACAGCCTTTTTCAAGTGCATCTAAAAGAGCCCAGTTGGATGCTGATCGTTCGAATATTGAATAACTTGATGCACACTCTCGGCCAATTGCATTCCAACATG ATAGTGATTCAGTTTGCCAGTTTATGCTACATGGTTGGTCTTCGTTTTGCTGGTCTCACAAAAACGTTGCAGCAGATTATCGTTACGGACGGCACGTTCCGTCATACGTGTAACGGATGGACAAATCTCGCCCCGGAATCGCCAAATAAAAATCCGCCTAACACTCGTACTTCGGCGCAAAATCAAGTACTTCCTGACGAATCGTTGTCGGATGTCGATCGACCTGTTACAGCCATGGAAGAATTACGTTGTCG aagtttctttcttttcagtCCTTTGACTTTGCGTTTAGTTTTCCTGAAAACGATTTACTTGACGCTGTGCGGGACAGTGTTGACTCATTTCAACAAAGCCTTTGGATTGTCTTTGCTGTTCTATCTGATCTCCAAATTGATCAGCACTTCGATAGGATGTCATGGATTTTTGCATGACTTGATGCATCTGTCTGTTGGCttcttttgggttttttttaatgttccGGACATCACGGGCATTTTTGTCCTATTTCAATCTGCTGATTACGTCCGTGGCGAG GTGAAAAAGTTCTTTAGTTCAGTGGCCAAAATTTCGACGCAAGATCTATCAATAGTGGAACGCAGTGAA TTACAAACTTTCATTTTGCAAGTGCAAGGGGAGTCTATTGAATTATCCGTCTGCGGACTCTTTAAATTGGGCAAGCAACTACTCCCAGCG GTTGCCGGGACGATAGCTACCTACATGTTGGTCCTATTCCAGTTCAATCAATAG
- the LOC116915737 gene encoding flotillin-1, whose amino-acid sequence MVWGFVTCGPNEALVVSGCCHAGGKPILIPGGRAFVWPCVQQLQRISLNTITLKVESPAVYTSEGVPISVTGIAQVKVQGKNKEMLMAACEQFLGKADEEIKHVAMETLEGHQRAIMGTMTVEEIYRDRIKFSQQVFKVASADLVNMGIFVVSYTLKDISDTNGYLMALGMGRTAEVKRDARIGEAEAKSDAQIKEAMAEEERMASRLKNDILIAKAQRDFEVKKAEYDKEVNAKKAEAEMAFELQAAKIQQQVEEEEMQIQVVERIQQILVQEQEIIRKEKELDATVRRPAEAEKYRLEKLAEADRQKTVLEAKAEAEAIRLKGEAEAFAIEAKAKAEAEQMNRKAMAYKDYNEAAMIDMLMKSLPKMAHEIATPMSKTKKITMVTANGETGAAKLTGEVLEIMTKMPELVKSLTGVDFSKSMRGIK is encoded by the exons ATGGTCTGGGGTTTTGTAACTTGTGGACCCAACGAAGCGCTGGTAGTTTCAG GATGTTGCCACGCCGGTGGCAAACCTATCCTTATTCCTGGCGGCCGTGCTTTCGTTTGGCCATGTGTTCAGCAGCTTCAAAG GATTTCGCTGAATACGATTACGTTGAAAGTCGAAAGTCCAGCTGTCTACACTTCCGAAGGTGTGCCTATTTCAGTGACTGGCATTGCTCAG GTCAAAGTGCAAGGCAAAAACAAGGAAATGCTTATGGCAGCTTGCGAACAATTTCTCGGTAAAGCAGATGAAGAAATTAAACATGTTGCAATGGAAACATTGGAGGGCCATCAGCGGGCAATCATGGGAACGATGACAGTCGAG GAGATCTACCGAGATCGCATTAAATTCAGCCAACAAGTTTTCAAAGTAGCATCGGCAGATCTGGTTAACATGGGGATCTTCGTCGTTTCCTACACACTAAAGGACATTTCCGACACGAAT GGCTACCTGATGGCACTGGGAATGGGAAGGACAGCAGAAGTCAAAAGAGACGCACGTATCGGTGAAGCTGAAGCCAAATCGGATGCGCAAATCAAAGAAGCTATGGCTGAGGAAGAACGAATGGCTTCACGGTTGAAAAATGATATCCTCATTGCAAAAGCTCAGCGAGATTTCGAGGTGAAGAAGGCGGAATACGACAAAGAAGTCAACGCAAAG AAAGCAGAAGCCGAAATGGCTTTCGAACTTCAGGCAGCCAAAATCCAACAACaggtggaagaagaagagatgcAGATTCAAGTGGTGGAGCGCATTCAGCAAATTCTCGTTCAAGAACAGGAAATCATTCgcaaggaaaaagaattggaTGCCACCGTTCGTCGTCCTGCAGAAGCAGAAAAATACAG ACTGGAGAAATTGGCTGAAGCTGATCGTCAGAAAACGGTGCTCGAAGCTAAAGCCGAAGCTGAAGCCATTCGTTTGAAA GGTGAAGCGGAGGCTTTTGCAATTGAAGCCAAAGCCAAAGCTGAAGCTGAGCAGATGAACAGAAAAGCCATGGCCTACAAAGACTACAACGAAGCCGCTATGATTGACATGTTGATGAAGTCCCTTCCAAAG ATGGCACATGAAATTGCTACTCCCATGTCCAAGACCAAGAAAATCACCATGGTGACGGCCAATGGAGAAACTGGAGCAGCTAAACTGACTGGAGAAGTTCTAGAGATTATGACCAAAATGCCAGAATTAGTCAAATCTCTTACCGGTGTCGATTTTTCCAAG TCAATGCGCGGAATTAAGTGA